The following proteins are co-located in the Tachysurus vachellii isolate PV-2020 chromosome 19, HZAU_Pvac_v1, whole genome shotgun sequence genome:
- the LOC132862574 gene encoding fibronectin type III domain-containing protein 7-like — MDDTCSSARSVTTQLRSAPCAPQNVQVQMNCTASAMTVTWSANPDAEYFIVEAGGSNTSLSCNTSGISCTIRGLVCGLSLSVTVRAIRGSCQSVPSAAKLVSTAPCIPQGQSGNLDCVTNSVWVSWQKAAGAESYQVLAVSGGGASSNCSTSDLFCNVPSLLCGTQYTFQLTAINSWCASGQYNNSFNIETGPCSLKGISAVTDCRSSSIRVSWLTQSSSSILLVTAEGQDFSFLQCNSTGTSCVLNGARCGMKYAIIISTSSDKCNSLRSSPYHLQTAPCAPQALSVTPQCDTQGAFVTWAPSNLAQSYYLTATGGDGDVQNCSGSRENCTLSRLRCSQSYTLSLIASDGNCTSPASQALTFLTTPCAPLSLNVSVSCGNSLATLSWSTSGGSLLYFALAVNAQGDKRQCITTNTSCTIAGLQCGTTYNFSVQASDAVCNSSRSSIVQRGIVPCPPPSVTVATRNMENTSLVRVSWSTVSCLAVQYLAKLNGQFLYGPIALVQVASYWTDQTYFEFLLPCNISFSVEVVAGSGAGYGASSVAVNGSTGFCTVYSSNTTGPVSGRRRRDLREAKNLAGQEDGGELSMPKILNATVEGVTLHVEWAPVNGASYYTLIVREENESQPFSVVLTVQGEASDVRDLKPATIYCVTVSAKSSTTNSTYSTPVCITTEVPI; from the exons ATGGATGACACATGCAGTAGTGCCAGGAGTGTTACCACTCAGTTACGCTCGG CTCCCTGTGCTCCCCAGAATGTGCAAGTTCAGATGAACTGTACAGCCAGTGCCATGACTGTAACCTGGTCCGCCAATCCAGATGCAGAATACTTCATTGTGGAGGCAGGGGGCAGCAACACCAGCCTGTCTTGTAACACATCGGGCATAAGCTGCACAATCAGAGGCCTGGTCTGTGGTTTGTCCTTGTCTGTGACAGTGAGGGCAATTCGGGGCAGCTGTCAGAGTGTACCCAGTGCAGCTAAGCTTGTTTCAACAG ctccaTGCATACCTCAGGGTCAGAGCGGCAACCTTGACTGCGTGACCAACTCAGTCTGGGTGTCGTGGCAAAAAGCGGCCGGTGCAGAGTCATATCAGGTGTTAGCGGTATCAGGGGGCGGCGCTAGCTCCAACTGCAGCACCTCTGACCTTTTCTGTAATGTCCCCAGCCTACTGTGCGGCACGCAGTACACCTTCCAACTTACTGCCATAAACTCCTGGTGTGCCAGCGGGCAATACAACAACTCCTTCAATATCGAGACAG GGCCCTGCTCTCTGAAGGGCATCAGCGCTGTGACGGATTGCCGTAGCAGCTCCATAAGAGTCAGCTGGCTCACCCAGTCAAGCTCATCCATCCTCCTTGTCACAGCAGAGGGGCAGGACTTCAGCTTCCTTCAGTGTAACAGCACCGGTACTTCCTGTGTGCTTAATGGTGCTCGCTGTGGAATGAAATACGCCATCATAATCTCCACCAGCTCGGATAAATGCAACAGTCTCCGCAGTTCTCCATATCATCTCCAGACGG CTCCGTGTGCACCTCAGGCACTGAGTGTGACACCTCAGTGTGACACACAGGGTGCGTTCGTGACCTGGGCACCATCTAACCTCGCTCAGTCCTACTATCTAACAGCTACTGGGGGGGATGGCGATGTCCAGAACTGCAGCGGCAGCAGGGAGAACTGCACCCTGAGCCGCCTGCGCTGCAGCCAGTCATACACGCTCAGCCTGATCGCTTCGGATGGGAACTGCACCAGCCCTGCCAGCCAGGCCCTCACCTTCCTCACAA CTCCATGTGCACCTCTGAGCCTAAATGTGTCCGTGTCATGTGGAAACAGCTTAGCTACACTCTCCTGGTCCACCAGTGGGGGCTCGTTGTTGTACTTTGCCTTGGCAGTCAACGCACAAGGGGACAAACGTCAATGCATCACCACAAATACTTCCTGTACCATAGCAGGGCTTCAGTGTGGGACAACGTATAACTTCAGTGTGCAAGCCTCAGATGCAGTGTGCAACAGTTCCCGCAGTTCAATAGTGCAGAGAGGAATAG TGCCGTGTCCCCCACCATCAGTAACCGTAGCCACTCGCAATATGGAAAATACCTCACTGGTAAGAGTGAGCTGGAGCACTGTGAGCTGCTTGGCTGTCCAGTACCTGGCAAAACTCAACGGCCAGTTCCTCTACGGTCCCATCGCTCTCGTGCAGGTGGCGTCCTACTGGACAGACCAGACATATTTCGAGTTCTTGCTGCCCTGCAACATCTCCTTCTCAGTGGAGGTTGTTGCTGGGAGTGGAGCAGGATACGGAGCGTCATCCGTTGCTGTTAATGGATCTACAG GTTTCTGCACAGTGTACAGTTCAAACACCACAG GCCCTGTGTCAGGCCGTCGTAGGAGAGATTTGCGAGAGGCAAAGAATCTGGCTGGACAAGAGGATGGAG GTGAGCTGTCAATGCCTAAAATCCTGAATGCGACTGTCGAGGGCGTGACCCTACATGTGGAATGGGCACCAGTCAACGGTGCAAGTTATTACACCCTGATTGTGAGGGAAGAAAATGAATCTCAACCCTTCAGTGTAGTACTTACTGTCCAAGGTGAGGCCTCAGATGTCCGCGACCTTAAACCTGCCACGATCTACTGCGTCACCGTGTCTGCCAAGAGCTCCACTACGAATAGCACATACTCCACTCCAGTGTGCATCACAACTGAGGTTCCTATCTGA
- the LOC132862544 gene encoding fibronectin type III domain-containing protein 7-like, which yields MYYLGSATYQRGGPSAMCNSSSDSCSLSGLQCGVQYFLSVRALTKQCASDLSVPVNITTEPCQVQNLIVTGSCTSNTLQLNWSNANGALRYTISVSGNLGYTNTFQRFVNSLQVEVSCGQSYTFSVLGNNDQCQSLTSATAKFSTAPCVPIGVNTFIQCEDNIASISWTGSDGAVSYTAVAEGQTLGGTYTCTSNTTVCTWTNLSCGETYIARVVANDLRCRSIPSNNTTIRMAPCIPQILNTTMDCSLRVASLTWISSQAAQSYVVTAENNIGQQVGQTTNTTIAQFSDLQCGQQYYFKVLSVGQGCRSSPSNTSVLQTDPCPPTAVSTSVDCISNIATVTWGISNTANYYMASMVGPDGKVTTCMSSTTSCGVATLQCGQKYNVSVTASRQLCNSKPSSQTNFNTAPCVPLGVSVVMDCTKNEARVSWNASLGAQYYLVYATSKSNDYAACNSSGINTYCTLKALTCGAVYTVKVVAVGNDCSSLPSQPVDFGSVPCRPDIASVQLNCTSSLLSLNWTSVGSAVYYTVFARAPPGQNSSCTTNSTSCELRQLDCGQIYSITMTASNNQCSSNQSTAVQAASAPCPLVWINSSMNCQANSAQVQWDRNGAAESYEVQALGTRGYMTGCNTTGTFCNVSNLLCGDVYNISVFAINNKCRVRGYPVLQLRSVPCVPAPLSPTLNCTSGAVTMTWQPSSGATFYRALAQGSGGFPSSCNSNSTTCVFTGLLCGLNYSFTVSASDSTCTSLYSNSVQLNTVPCKPQFLSALMDCWTGTGLVSWEAAQGVLSYLVQAVGANGTQAQCSTTNTNCSLLNLNCGQLYTLTAVGQDGRCNSSAAQVNLQSGT from the exons ATGTACTACTTGGGCAGTGCTACTTACCAGCGTGGAGGACCTTCTGCAATGTGTAACTCAAGTTCAGACAGCTGCAGCCTCAGTGGGCTGCAGTGCGGAGTACAATACTTCCTGAGTGTTAGAGCTCTTACCAAACAGTGCGCAAGTGATTTAAGTGTACCTGTCAACATCACCACAG AACCCTGCCAGGTACAGAACCTCATCGTGACTGGGTCATGCACCAGCAATACGCTCCAGCTGAACTGGTCCAATGCCAATGGTGCACTACGTTACACCATCTCGGTCAGTGGAAACCTGGGCTACACCAACACCTTCCAGCGCTTCGTGAACAGCTTGCAGGTGGAGGTTTCCTGTGGCCAGAGCTACACTTTTAGCGTGTTGGGGAACAATGATCAATGTCAGAGCCTCACAAGTGCCACCGCCAAGTTTTCAACTG CGCCATGTGTACCAATTGGTGTGAACACCTTCATTCAGTGCGAGGACAACATCGCCTCTATCAGCTGGACAGGCAGTGACGGTGCAGTGTCTTATACTGCAGTTGCTGAGGGACAGACATTAGGCGGCACCTACACTTGCACGTCAAACACAACAGTATGTACTTGGACTAACCTATCGTGTGGGGAGACCTATATAGCCCGGGTCGTTGCAAATGACCTACGCTGCAGAAGCATCCCTAGTAACAACACTACAATCCGCATGG CTCCTTGTATACCCCAGATTTTAAACACCACTATGGACTGTAGCCTAAGGGTTGCATCTCTGACCTGGATTTCCAGTCAGGCTGCTCAATCATACGTGGTAACTGCTGAAAACAACATCGGCCAACAGGTGGGGCAAACTACCAACACAACCATCGCTCAATTCTCAGATCTCCAGTGTGGACAGCAGTACTATTTCAAGGTGTTGAGTGTGGGGCAAGGGTGCAGGAGCAGCCCGAGCAACACCTCTGTTCTGCAGACAG ATCCATGTCCCCCTACTGCTGTTTCCACTTCTGTGGACTGTATTTCCAACATTGCTACAGTGACCTGGGGAATATCGAACACAGCTAATTACTATATGGCCAGTATGGTGGGCCCAGATGGCAAAGTCACAACATGCATGTCGTCGACTACAAGCTGTGGCGTTGCAACACTGCAGTGTGGACAGAAATACAATGTCAGTGTAACTGCATCCCGTCAGCTGTGCAATTCAAAACCCAGCAGTCAGACAAACTTCAACACAG CTCCCTGTGTCCCGTTGGGTGTCTCTGTGGTGATGGACTGCACCAAAAACGAAGCCAGAGTGTCATGGAATGCCAGCCTGGGTGCACAGTACTACCTTGTCTACGCTACAAGCAAATCCAATGACTACGCTGCATGTAATAGCTCTGGTATCAACACATACTGCACTCTGAAGGCCCTCACCTGTGGGGCGGTATACACAGTAAAGGTGGTGGCCGTTGGGAATGACTGCTCTAGTTTACCGAGTCAGCCAGTGGACTTCGGTTCAG TTCCTTGCAGACCTGATATTGCTTCCGTGCAGCTGAACTGTACCTCCAGCTTGTTGTCATTGAACTGGACTTCTGTCGGCAGTGCAGTCTATTACACTGTGTTTGCCAGAGCTCCACCTGGTCAGAACTCATCCTGTACCACAAACTCTACCAGCTGTGAACTAAGGCAACTGGACTGTGGTCAGATATACAGCATAACCATGACAGCATCAAACAATCAATGCAGCAGCAACCAGAGCACTGCTGTGCAGGCTGCATCAG CACCCTGTCCTCTTGTGTGGATTAACTCCAGCATGAACTGCCAAGCCAACTCAGCACAGGTGCAGTGGGATCGTAATGGTGCGGCAGAGTCCTACGAAGTCCAAGCTCTAGGCACCAGAGGGTACATGACAGGATGTAACACCACTGGGACCTTTTGTAATGTGTCCAACCTGCTGTGTGGCGATGTGTACAACATTAGCGTGTTTGCTATTAATAACAAATGCCGTGTGAGAGGATACCCAGTCCTACAGCTGCGTTCAG TGCCATGTGTCCCTGCCCCTCTGAGCCCCACTTTGAACTGTACTTCTGGTGCTGTCACCATGACCTGGCAGCCCAGCAGTGGAGCCACTTTCTACAGAGCCCTTGCTCAGGGTAGTGGAGGTTTTCCATCATCATGCAACAGTAACAGCACCACATGTGTGTTCACTGGGCTACTGTGTGGACTGAACTATAGCTTCACTGTCTCGGCTTCTGACAGCACATGCACCAGCTTGTACAGCAACAGTGTTCAGCTGAACACAG TTCCATGTAAGCCACAGTTTCTCAGTGCCTTAATGGACTGCTGGACCGGTACAGGACTTGTGTCATGGGAAGCAGCACAGGGCGTTTTGTCCTACCTGGTACAAGCAGTGGGAGCTAACGGAACCCAGGCACAATGTAGCACCACCAACACAAACTGTTCATTACTCAATCTGAACTGTGGCCAACTCTATACCCTCACTGCTGTTGGCCAGGATGGCCGCTGTAACAGCAGCGCTGCTCAAGTCAATCTCCAGTCAGGTACATAA
- the LOC132862545 gene encoding fibronectin type III domain-containing protein 7-like, which yields MIPAYQWDVARGAGKYVVYAVGSQGYKSNFSTTDTTFDFSDLRCGQDYNITVVAENSSCRSQPSQPFNVSTGPCPQSTPRVLLDCSSNSAVVSWSPGYGILYYNASADAMDVNDRVTCSTTGSSCNIARLQCAQSYHIRVTGQGYTCPSPAQGWVPVTSGPCPPNLVSVQVPCESNVMSISWQTSQGSVSYLAVAQSSMGQRFNCSSNGTTCDIPGLQCGQTYEVYVSGVVGTCIGPKSQSQIVKTAPCVPQNIQVILACQSTVLNVTWQQSGGATQYRAMVETSVGQIIYQVTDKLFFTVSNILCGMTYNVTVVAQNDKCNSSRSSVQSAISAPCPPQAVSTNIICSSNTISVNWTSSTAGVSYLAQAVSSNVSYTCSSTSTSCTISVPCGRTYIVSVIPSQNGCNGVSSASKSIQAAPCVPTLTSVQMDCLSNSAWVAWNTSAGAAYYTVLATDNYRQRFQCNSSDSTCAVAGLQCGKNYSFSLTANNTQCSSGVSNTIQSETVPCAPEGVNATVGCATGTVSMQWLPSVGALAYTATLEPLVGVASCCSTLNNSTSCEVRSLPCGQSYMMTVTAAGRNCNSSQSTAIMVQTAPCQPPGLNASVSCTDNVARVGWTSSAGGQLYTVNAVSINGTFTDSCNGFDGTCDLRSLVCGLQYTATVVARHSACTSLPSPPTSFKTVPCVPQNVILDLDCQARNLTVSWNKSSGAQFYTTTVMDSMGRSTNCQSLSDCCSISGLSCGNIYRASVVASDSSCSSQNSSIKNIDSVPCAPYNILAQMDILTGTAILSWSLSAGALRYKTIAVSSTSGSSVSCNTNQTNCILNNLLCGDKYNVTVQAIGSTCSSSASMTRYLQTGPCVPLLVSVSYTPPVALLLWDTTRGADNYTARAVSLQGLQSSCSTTDTSCVLNRLNCSQSYNITLTAYSNIYQDGVPSNTLTFNTG from the exons ATGATACCTGCATACCA GTGGGACGTAGCCCGTGGAGCTGGAAAGTATGTGGTCTATGCAGTGGGTAGTCAAGGATACAAATCCAACTTTAGCACCACAGACACCACCTTTGATTTCTCAGATCTGCGCTGTGGTCAGGACTATAATATCACAGTTGTCGCAGAGAATAGTTCTTGCAGGTCTCAGCCCAGCCAACCCTTCAACGTGTCTACAG GGCCATGTCCCCAGTCGACTCCTCGTGTCTTGCTGGACTGCAGTAGTAACTCTGCTGTTGTTTCATGGAGTCCTGGTTATGGCATTCTTTATTACAACGCCTCAGCTGATGCCATGGATGTGAATGACCGTGTGACTTGCAGCACAACTGGATCTTCCTGTAACATAGCTCGCCTGCAGTGTGCTCAGTCCTATCATATCCGTGTCACCGGTCAGGGCTATACCTGCCCCAGCCCTGCCCAGGGGTGGGTGCCCGTTACCTCAG GCCCCTGTCCCCCAAATCTGGTGTCTGTCCAGGTTCCTTGTGAGTCAAATGTTATGTCCATATCCTGGCAGACCTCTCAGGGTTCTGTCTCTTACCTGGCTGTTGCTCAGAGCAGCATGGGACAAAGGTTCAATTGCAGCAGCAATGGGACAACATGTGACATTCCTGGTCTCCAGTGTGGACAGACATATGAGGTATATGTGTCAGGAGTGGTTGGAACGTGTATAGGACCAAAGAGCCAAAGCCAGATTGTCAAAACCG CTCCCTGCGTGCCTCAGAACATCCAGGTGATACTCGCGTGTCAATCAACAGTGCTTAACGTTACTTGGCAGCAGAGCGGAGGAGCCACTCAGTACAGAGCCATGGTGGAGACCAGTGTTGGTCAAATAATTTACCAAGTTACAGATAAGCTCTTCTTCACAGTTTCCAATATCCTTTGTGGTATGACCTACAATGTGACAGTGGTAGCCCAGAACGATAAGTGCAACAGCAGCCGCAGTTCTGTACAAAGTGCCATCTCAG CTCCATGTCCTCCTCAGGCCGTCAGCACAAACATAATCTGCAGTTCCAACACTATCTCAGTAAACTGGACCTCCAGCACGGCTGGAGTCAGCTACCTGGCACAGGCTGTTTCTTCAAATGTCTCTTACACCTGCAGTAGCACATCCACATCCTGCACCATCAGTGTGCCATGTGGCAGAACCTACATCGTTTCTGTAATACCAAGTCAAAATGGCTGCAATGGAGTCAGTTCGGCGTCTAAAAGTATTCAAGCAG cTCCATGTGTCCCCACCTTGACAAGTGTGCAGATGGACTGCCTGTCCAACTCAGCTTGGGTGGCGTGGAACACATCAGCGGGTGCAGCGTATTACACTGTTCTGGCAACAGACAATTACAGACAGCGCTTTCAGTGCAACTCCAGTGACAGCACGTGTGCAGTCGCTGGGTTACAGTGTGGAAAGAATTACAGTTTCAGCCTCACCGCCAACAATACACAGTGCAGCAGTGGAGTCAGCAACACCATACAGTctgagacag TACCATGTGCCCCTGAGGGTGTGAATGCGACGGTGGGTTGTGCCACGGGGACAGTGAGCATGCAGTGGTTGCCCAGTGTTGGAGCTCTCGCATATACAGCCACACTTGAGCCACTGGTGGGCGTGGCTTCCTGCTGTTCTACTCTGAATAATAGCACGTCCTGTGAGGTCAGATCCCTTCCCTGTGGTCAGTCATACATGATGACTGTCACTGCAGCAGGACGAAACTGTAATAGTTCTCAGAGCACGGCCATAATGGTACAGACag CACCATGCCAGCCACCAGGCCTCAATGCCAGTGTGAGTTGCACTGATAATGTTGCGAGAGTGGGGTGGACGAGCAGCGCAGGAGGTCAGCTCTATACAGTAAACGCTGTAAGCATAAACGGAACATTCACAGACAGTTGCAACGGCTTTGATGGAACTTGCGACCTCAGAAGCCTGGTGTGTGGCCTGCAGTACACAGCTACAGTGGTGGCACGACACAGCGCCTGCACTAGCCTGCCGAGTCCCCCAACAAGTTTCAAGACAG TACCATGTGTTCCACAAAACGTTATCCTGGACTTGGACTGCCAAGCGCGCAACCTGACAGTGTCCTGGAACAAGAGCTCAGGGGCACAGTTTTACACAACCACCGTGATGGACAGCATGGGGCGCTCCACTAACTGCCAGAGCCTTTCTGACTGTTGCAGCATTAGTGGGCTTTCCTGTGGAAACATCTACCGTGCAAGCGTGGTCGCCTCTGATTCGTCCTGCAGCAGCCAGAACAGCAGCATTAAAAACATAGACTCAG TTCCATGTGCTCCCTATAATATCTTGGCTCAGATGGACATTCTAACAGGCACAGCTATACTCTCATGGTCTTTGAGTGCCGGTGCATTGAGGTATAAGACCATAGCGGTGAGCAGCACCTCAGGATCCAGTGTCTCCTGCAATACTAATCAGACAAACTGCATCCTGAACAATCTGTTATGTGGAGACAAGTACAATGTCACAGTCCAGGCCATTGGAAGCACTTGCAGTAGCTCTGCTTCCATGACTCGATACCTTCAGACAG GACCATGTGTTCCACTGCTAGTGAGTGTGAGCTACACACCACCTGTCGCTCTGCTCCTATGGGACACGACCCGAGGTGCTGATAACTACACTGCACGGGCCGTGTCACTGCAGGGCTTACAGTCATCTTGCTCGACCACTGACACCTCGTGTGTGCTCAACAGACTGAACTGCAGCCAAAGCTACAACATAACTCTGACTGCCTACAGCAATATCTACCAGGATGGGGTCCCGTCCAATACGCTTACATTCAACACAGGTTAG